CCGGCGCAGGGCGCACCCGTGTTCACGCGCGAAGGCAAGTACACAACGCGCGGCTGGACCGAGTGGACGCAAGGGTTCCTCTACGGAGCACAACTGCTCCAGTTCGACGGAACCGGCGACGCCTCCTTCCTGCGCATGGGCCGTGAAAACACACTGCGACACATGGCGTCCCACGTCAGCCACACCGGCGTGCATGATCACGGGTTCAACAACATCTCGACGTACGGCAACCTGCGCCGGCTGGCCATCGAAGGCAAGACCCAAGAAGAGGCGGACGCGCGCGCCCTTTTCGACCTCGCCCTGAAGGTCTCCGGAGCCGTGCAGGCCGCGCGCTGGACGGCCATCGCGGACGGCACGGGCTTCATTCACTCGTTCAATGGCCCCCACTCGCTTTTCAGCGACACGGTCCGGTCGTGCCGCAGCCTGGTACTGGCGGATGCCCTCGGCCACTGCCTCATGGGCGAGGGTGACCGGAAGATTTCGCTGCGCGCGCGCGCCATCGAGCACATCCGCAACACGCTGCTGTACAACGTGTTCTACGGCAAAGGGCGCGACGCCTACGACGAGCGCGGACGCGTCGCGCACGAGGGCCTGTTCAACATCAAGGACGGCGCTTATCGCTGCCCGAGCACGCAGCAGGGGTATTCCCCGTTTTCTACATGGACGCGCGGCCTCGCGTGGGTGCTTCTGGGCTGCGCGGAGCAGATCGAGTTCTTCGCGGAGGAATCCGAACCGGACGAGACTCTGCTGGACCTGTTGACCGAAGGCGCCTGCGCCACGGGGGATTTCTACATCGAGAACACAGCGCAAGACGGCATCCCCTTCTGGGACACGGGCGCGCCGGGTTTGGCGCACTTGGGCAATTATCGAGAGCGTGCATCGGAACCGGAAAACGACTATGAGCCGGTCGATAGCTCCGCCGCGGTGATTGCCGCACAAGGACTATTGCGGCTTGGACGTTATCTGGGCCCGGAACAGGGCGACCGCTACTGGCGCGCGGGATTAAACGTGGCGCACACGCTCTATGCGCCGCCATACGTGTCGGAAGACCCGCAACATCAGGGTCTGATCCTGCATTCGGTGTACCACCGCCCCAACGGGTGGGACCACGTACCCGAAGGCCGGCGCGTGCCGTGCGGCGAATCGTCGATGTGGGGGGATTACCATGCGATGGAATTGGCCGTCTACCTGAAACGGCTGATAGGCAATGAGCCGTACCTGTCGTTTTTCGGGCCGATATAGCACGTTAGGCGAGAAAACGCGGTGAATTCGCAGTTCCTGCAAGCGGGACGCGAGGTGACCTTGTGCCTGCCGGGCCGGCGCGTGCCGTCGCGCATTCTGGCAGTCGCGCAGGACACTGTCGGCGTGACAATGGACACGGAACCCTTCCCCGACGAGGGGATGGGCGTCAGCCTCGAATTCGCGACGCCCCAAGGCGCATGCTCCTTCTACACGCGCGTCATTATCCGGCCCCGGGAACCGGGCGGCGCCTTGATTCTGATGCGGGCGCCGAACATCAGCGGCGCGGAACGGCGGCGCACGTGGCGCATCCCCATGAGCGTGCCCGCGCCTGTGCGTCGTATCGCCGCGGGCAGGGCGGAGAGCATGCTGCTTGTCGATATCAGCACCGGCGNNNNNNNNNNNNNNNNNNNNNNNNNNNNNNNNNNNNNNNNNNNNNNNNNNNNNNNNNNNNNNNNNNNNNNNNNNNNNNNNNNNNNNNNNNNNNNNNNNNNGCGCCGAACATCAGCGGCGCGGAACGGCGGCGCACGTGGCGCATCCCCATGAGCGTGCCCGCGCCTGTGCGTCGTATCGCCGCGGGCAGGGCGGAGAGCATGCTGCTTGTCGATATCAGCACCGGCGGCGCGCTGCTCGAAACCGGAATACCGCTGCAGTTGAACGAGATGCTCGACATATGCCTCGCGCTCCCCGAACAGGAGCCGCACGTTGTCCGGGCACGCGTGGTGCGCGCCGAGGCGCCCGCGCCGTGCAGCGAGGGTGGACTGCGTTTTGGCGTTCTGTTCGTCGAGATGGCGGCGGACGCGCGGCGCGAGTTGACGCACTTCATGTGGGAGCGATTGCTGCGGCTGTATCCCAAGGAGATGGCAAGACTGTTCCCCGGCGGCAAGGCGTTCCACAAACTGCACGGGAAACGGGGGCGCACCCCGAAAACGCGCGACAAGGGCCAAACCTCTTGAAAAGGGCATGCCACAGGGACCAGAACAGAAGTACGCGCCGCACTTTCCTGTCAGCGTGTGTGGCGGGTCCGGCTGCGGCGGCGGCCGCAGGCACGCTGGAGGGCGACCGCACAGTCCCGCCGCCGGCAACACTGGCCGACGCGGCTGCGCTTCGTTCCCGATGGCTTGGCCTTCTGGGGCCTTTTCCCGACACAGCGCCGGCACTCGATGCCGAATTCCGGGAGCGTGCCCCTATTCAGGGCATCGATTGCAGACACGTGCGTTTCCGCTGCGAAGAAGACGACTGGATTACCGCGTATCTGCTGGTGCCCGAATCGGCACGGGAAGGCGCCTCTCCCGCGGTCATCTGCCCGCACTCGACGACCGGCGGCGCAGGCAAAAACTGCACCGCGGGGGTGACCGGAAAGACGCCCGGCAGCCCGCCCGGCGGTCCCATGGAAAGCCGGGCCTACGGTCTCGAACTCGCGCGCTGGGGCTATATTACGCTTTGTATCGACCTCTGGGGCGATGGGGAGCGGATCCCCGCCGGTTCGCAGCACTACGATTCAACGGCATTCTACAAGCAGCATCCCCAGTGGTCCATGGTCGGAAAGAACATTTGGGACGTCATGCGCAGCGTGGACTTCTTGAGAACGGTCGATGCCGTGGACCCAACGCGCATCGCGTGCATGGGCCACTCCCTGGGCGGGCATACGACGCTGTTTGCGGCCGCCTTCGACGACCGGATTGCCGCCGCAGTATCCAACGGCGGCCAATTATCGTGGGTGCGCGACACCAGCCATTGGTCCCGTCCGCCTGACCCGCAGGGCCGCCCGGTTTCGTCCTACGTCTACCTCCCCGGATTCCGTCCTTACCTGGAGGACAGGCGCCTGCCGGTTCCCGTCGATTTTGAATCGCTGATGGTCCTGACCGCGCCGCGTCCGCTCTTGGTCATGGGAACCGAGTCGGAGTTCGCGCGAGACGACATCATCGGCCAGTATGTTGCGGCCCACGATGCCTACCGGCAACACAACGCCGGCGACCGGTTCACCCTCTTTGACTACCCGGGAGAGCACGCGTTCCCGCCGGTGGCCAAGCGGCACGCGTTCAATTGGCTGGATCGCTGGTTCGCGCACACGCCGGCGGTCCCAACCATCTGGCCCGGAGTCTCCATCTGAACCGCGCACGGGTCATGTGTGGACTTCGCGAGATTCCGGCCATCTGCTATAGTAGCCACAGTCCGAAGCGGGGCCGCAAGGAACAATCGCCATGAGCACACACGAAATGGGCATCATCATGAACGGCGTCACGGGGCGCATGGGCACGAATCAGCACCTGATCCGGTCCCTCCTCGCGATTCAGATTCAGGGCGGCATCAAGGTCGGCGATGACGATGTCATTATGCCGCTCCCCGTGCTCGTGGGCCGCAACGGGGACAAGCTCCGCCGCCTCTCGCACACGCATGGCGACCTGCCATGGTCAACCAACCTGGACGATGTGCTGCGGCACGACCGGTACAGCGTCTATTTCGACGCGCAGAGCACCCCGCAGCGTTACGACGGTGTCATGCGGGCTATCCGCGCGGGCAAACACGTCTATTGCGAGAAGCCCGTGGCAATGACCGTACGCGAAGCGATGGCATTATACGAAGCCGCGCGCGAAGCGGGCGTGAAACACGGAGTCGTGCAGGACAAGCTCTGGCTGCCCGGCTTCTTGAAACTGAAGTACCTGATCGACACCGGTTTTTTCGGCGAACTCCTGGCTGTGCGGGGTGAGTTTGGATACTGGGTATTCACCGGCGAGCATCAGTCCGCGCAACGCCCATCGTGGAACTATCGCAAGGCCGGCGGCGGCGGCATCATCTTCGACATGCTGTGCCACTGGCGCTATCTCATCGACAACCTCTTCGGCAACGTGACGGCGCTGACCTGTCTGGGCGCAAATCACATCAAGGAACGCTGGGACGAGCAGGGCCAGCGTTATGACTCGGACGCCGACGACGCCGCATACGCGACCTTCCTCACCGATCGCGGCGTCATCTGTCATTTCAATTCGTCGTGGTGCACGCGCGTGCGGCGCGACGACCTCTTGACGGTGCAGGTGGACGGCGTCCGCGGTTCCGCGGTCGCGGGCCTGCGCGAGTGCTGGGTGCAACATGACGCCGAAACGCCGAAACCGGTCTGGAACCCGGACATCCCGAACCCGATCGATTTCCGTTCGGGCTGGATGCCCGTGCCGTCAAATGTGCAGTACGACAATGCATTCAAGACGGAATGGGAGTTGTTTCTGCGTCACGTGGCGTTTGACGAACCGTTCCGCTGGGACTTGCGCGAGGGAGCGAAAGGCGTGCAGCTTGCGGAACTGGGCATCGAAAGCTGGAATAAACGCGCCTGGGTCGACGTGCCGGATTTGGACTGAACAGCGGGAAGAGGGTTTTCGACATGACAGCGCCGCTCACGGATTTTTCGCGCCTGTGCCTGCACACGATCACCACAAAGCCTTGGTCTCTGACGCAGATTATCGACGGCTACACGCGCGCCGGCATACCCGCCGTGACCGTCTGGCGCATGCATTACGAGGACTGCGGCGCGCTGGAGGCCGCGAAGCGCCTGCGAGATTCGGGGTTGCGCATCGTGAGCCTGTGCCGGGGCGGTTTCTTCACGGGCACGAACGCTCGCGAGCGCCAGGAGGCCAAGGACGAGAACCGGCGTATCATCGACGAAGCGGCGGCGCTGGGAACCAGCTTGATTGTGCTGGTCTGCGGCGCGACACCGGGGTTACCCCTCGCGGAGCAGCGGCAGCAGATTCTAGACGGGATCGCGGCGGTGCTGCCCCACGCGCAGGCAGCCGGCGTCCGGCTGTCGATTGAGCCGTTGCATCCCATGTTCGCGGCCGACCGGTGCGCCGTCAACACGCTCG
This genomic window from Candidatus Hydrogenedentota bacterium contains:
- a CDS encoding alpha/beta fold hydrolase — protein: MRFRCEEDDWITAYLLVPESAREGASPAVICPHSTTGGAGKNCTAGVTGKTPGSPPGGPMESRAYGLELARWGYITLCIDLWGDGERIPAGSQHYDSTAFYKQHPQWSMVGKNIWDVMRSVDFLRTVDAVDPTRIACMGHSLGGHTTLFAAAFDDRIAAAVSNGGQLSWVRDTSHWSRPPDPQGRPVSSYVYLPGFRPYLEDRRLPVPVDFESLMVLTAPRPLLVMGTESEFARDDIIGQYVAAHDAYRQHNAGDRFTLFDYPGEHAFPPVAKRHAFNWLDRWFAHTPAVPTIWPGVSI
- a CDS encoding glycoside hydrolase family 88 protein; this encodes MRIDASITLSMLRAPLDAFFRLSADKTRNLQERWDPAQGAPVFTREGKYTTRGWTEWTQGFLYGAQLLQFDGTGDASFLRMGRENTLRHMASHVSHTGVHDHGFNNISTYGNLRRLAIEGKTQEEADARALFDLALKVSGAVQAARWTAIADGTGFIHSFNGPHSLFSDTVRSCRSLVLADALGHCLMGEGDRKISLRARAIEHIRNTLLYNVFYGKGRDAYDERGRVAHEGLFNIKDGAYRCPSTQQGYSPFSTWTRGLAWVLLGCAEQIEFFAEESEPDETLLDLLTEGACATGDFYIENTAQDGIPFWDTGAPGLAHLGNYRERASEPENDYEPVDSSAAVIAAQGLLRLGRYLGPEQGDRYWRAGLNVAHTLYAPPYVSEDPQHQGLILHSVYHRPNGWDHVPEGRRVPCGESSMWGDYHAMELAVYLKRLIGNEPYLSFFGPI
- a CDS encoding PilZ domain-containing protein, encoding APNISGAERRRTWRIPMSVPAPVRRIAAGRAESMLLVDISTGGALLETGIPLQLNEMLDICLALPEQEPHVVRARVVRAEAPAPCSEGGLRFGVLFVEMAADARRELTHFMWERLLRLYPKEMARLFPGGKAFHKLHGKRGRTPKTRDKGQTS
- a CDS encoding Gfo/Idh/MocA family oxidoreductase, giving the protein MSTHEMGIIMNGVTGRMGTNQHLIRSLLAIQIQGGIKVGDDDVIMPLPVLVGRNGDKLRRLSHTHGDLPWSTNLDDVLRHDRYSVYFDAQSTPQRYDGVMRAIRAGKHVYCEKPVAMTVREAMALYEAAREAGVKHGVVQDKLWLPGFLKLKYLIDTGFFGELLAVRGEFGYWVFTGEHQSAQRPSWNYRKAGGGGIIFDMLCHWRYLIDNLFGNVTALTCLGANHIKERWDEQGQRYDSDADDAAYATFLTDRGVICHFNSSWCTRVRRDDLLTVQVDGVRGSAVAGLRECWVQHDAETPKPVWNPDIPNPIDFRSGWMPVPSNVQYDNAFKTEWELFLRHVAFDEPFRWDLREGAKGVQLAELGIESWNKRAWVDVPDLD
- a CDS encoding sugar phosphate isomerase/epimerase, whose translation is MTAPLTDFSRLCLHTITTKPWSLTQIIDGYTRAGIPAVTVWRMHYEDCGALEAAKRLRDSGLRIVSLCRGGFFTGTNARERQEAKDENRRIIDEAAALGTSLIVLVCGATPGLPLAEQRQQILDGIAAVLPHAQAAGVRLSIEPLHPMFAADRCAVNTLEQANNMVTALHSDWVGVTVDVYHLWWDPYLKPEIERAGRSIFSFHVSDWRTPTRDLLNDRGLMGEGCIDIRGIRAWVEATGFHGDIEVEIFSNWYWEQDQTSFVERIKEAYLTCV